TACACTGAGCACTTCGAATCTCTCATTTCAGACTCTTCGAAGCACTCAATAAAGATACGCGTTTCCCTAAATTATTTAGAGTGTTTCTACATCGGCTTTAACTAGTCGGCTTAACACAAACTTAACAAACGAACTATTTATAGATACAATAATCGGGTTTTTCTCGTCTTTTCCGGCAACGCAATTTTGCCTGGCAAATGACATAACAGGAGAGAATCTGATGATTAGTGTCGAAGATTTAAGGAGATGCGTAAAAGAAGGACTCTCTTTTGTTGAATTTCAGCCCTATATTAAGGAGGCCGAGTTATTCGCCTCCTGGAACGACAATATGACGGTAAGGATCAACTACACATCGGACATACCGTGCAGCGGCGTTCACGAGCCGAAAAACATAGCCGGGTACGGGGTGGGGGTTCTGGCCGTATTCAACACAGCCGAAGGGACCAAGGTTGGCTTCGGCAGCGAGACCGGAGACCTGAGCCTGGACGGGATCAAAAGGGCTTTGGAGAAGGCACGGCAGAATGCGGTGAATGACCCCGATTTTAAATCACTCCCGTCCCCATTGGACGAGCCGCCTAAACTCATTTCATACCACGATGAAAGGGTAATGAACTTGGAAGATGAAGAAATGGTATCCCTGGGCTGGCGCGCCCTTAAGGGGGCGTTAGCCACGTTCAAAGAGGCCGGATATTCAAAAAGCCTGGTCGTAGGAGGAGACGTTACCATACTCAAGGAGAGAATGGCGGTGGCGAACACCAGGGGGATTAATGATTATGATGAATCCACCGCGCTCTATTGCTCCATCACCTCTATGATTGAGGACAGCGATGCTAAGGGGACTGGCTGGAATTCCGCTACTCACCTGGATAAGTTCAGGCCGGAGGAAGCGGGACAAGCGGCGGCGATAAGCGCCATAAGCACCGTTGGCGGAAAGAGAATACTAGCCGGAAGGTACAACGTGGTTTTTGGAAGACACGCCGTGGCTATGCTCTTTTCAGAGATGATAATCTCCGCCCTCACCTTAAGCTCCATAGATTCGGGCAACTCACCCTTCGTCGGAAAGCTGGGCAAGAGGGTTGCTTCGGAAATTCTTTCGATTTACGACGACGGAGCAAGACTCTGGGAAGTAGGTAGCAAGAAAATTACTGGCGAGGGCCTTCCTACCGGGAGAACGGATTTGATAGAAGGGGGAATGCTGGTCGGGTTTCTGTCCAATCACTATTATGCCAAAAAATACGAGAATAATTTGGTCAAATTCATACCCAGGAACGGATTCCGGTTTGGAGACGGGGGTAGAGACTTCCGGCGGACGACCTCCATATCCGCTACTAACCTGGTGATCGAGGGAAGGAGAGAGGTGGATTCGGAGAAGTTAATTTCACGCGTTAAAAACGGCATATACATAGGGAGGCTCTGGTATCTCTATCCGGTGTATGGGCTGGCCAAGGCGCATTTCACCGGGACGGTCATAGGGGATTCATATATAATCCGAAACGGCAAGTTGGACGAGCCGATCAAACCGAACACGGTAAGAATAAACGACAATTTTATGAACCTCCTGGAAAACATATCTGCCATATCCAAAGAGAAAAGAACGACGTTTATCTGGGACTCGCCGGAGATAGTGATAGCGCCGGAAATCGCGGTGAAGGAAGTCAGGCTGGAAAACGTGGCCGAGTTCATGGAGGAGTTGTAGGGTTTCTACAATTTTTAAGAACATTTAATAGGTAATGACAAGGATTTAATCAAACGGGCACTGCCTTAGCTAATTTCATCTAACTCGGCAATTTTACTTCTCTAACTGTCACTCTGAGTCTATACTCCACTAAGATTCTTCACGTTTGTTCTAGCCTATTGACCGCCTTTTCTAGAAAAACCCCGTTAACTCTGAGTAGGGTGGAAGGGGAAACTCTCAATAACCCATCCTTCGACCAGGCTCAGAGCCTGTCCTGAGTTCATCCCCGATTAAATCGGGGAAGGAATGAGCGGATGCATATCCGCTAAAATGATTAATGAAATAAAAACCGTTCATTCTGAGCACAGTCGAAGAATGAACACCTCAAGAGACCTCATCCTTATATAAACTTAGGGCAGGTTCAGAGTCGTCTTGTTTACCTTGCTTTATAAAGAGATATGCACACCCTACATATAACCATCGAAAATTATTATTGATCTCCTCAACTTTCTTGAGGGTCTTCTCAGCTTCATCATACTTTCCCTTTTGTGTGAGTATTTGAGCCGTGTAAAACATACTTTGGAGAGCAACCATTCCATATTTCCTAAAACGTGAATCCACTTCGCGCCTTAATTCGCCTCTCAATTCAGAAAACCTTTGAGAAAATAAGGTTTCAAGACCAACACGTTGTTCTAAGGATTGTTCGAGAGAATGTATTCTTTTTTCCAAATCCGAGTTTTTACTTAATGGCTTAGGAGGTGTGTTACTCTCAAGCTCTTGTGTTAAGTCTTCTTTGTTTTTGTCGGATATGTTTTTAGCGGTACTTTCTTCTTTCATTGTATTTAGCATAAAATTATAAACCTGTGACAACTGTTGTAGTTAAGCTGTATTAGAAGTTCTTGGTGTGAATGACTTTT
This genomic stretch from Thermodesulfobacteriota bacterium harbors:
- a CDS encoding TldD/PmbA family protein, which gives rise to MISVEDLRRCVKEGLSFVEFQPYIKEAELFASWNDNMTVRINYTSDIPCSGVHEPKNIAGYGVGVLAVFNTAEGTKVGFGSETGDLSLDGIKRALEKARQNAVNDPDFKSLPSPLDEPPKLISYHDERVMNLEDEEMVSLGWRALKGALATFKEAGYSKSLVVGGDVTILKERMAVANTRGINDYDESTALYCSITSMIEDSDAKGTGWNSATHLDKFRPEEAGQAAAISAISTVGGKRILAGRYNVVFGRHAVAMLFSEMIISALTLSSIDSGNSPFVGKLGKRVASEILSIYDDGARLWEVGSKKITGEGLPTGRTDLIEGGMLVGFLSNHYYAKKYENNLVKFIPRNGFRFGDGGRDFRRTTSISATNLVIEGRREVDSEKLISRVKNGIYIGRLWYLYPVYGLAKAHFTGTVIGDSYIIRNGKLDEPIKPNTVRINDNFMNLLENISAISKEKRTTFIWDSPEIVIAPEIAVKEVRLENVAEFMEEL